Part of the Deltaproteobacteria bacterium genome, GCCGCGCCCATGGACGACGCCCTGGCCATTCGGCGCGGCACCATCCTGGGCGCGCTGACCCTGTATCTGGACTTCATCAACCTGTTCCTGTTCCTGCTGCGCTTTTTCGGCTCTTCCCGCGAATAATACCGGGCGGCCCAGGCCGCCCTTTTTTATCCCAAGGCTGTCCATGACTCCAGACCGCATTTCGGAACTGCAAAACCGCTTCGCGCCCGTTCTCGATCCCCTGGCCACCGGCTATGCCCGGCTCATGCGTTTTCGGGCCGGGCTGTTCGCGTCCGGCCGGTTGGCGTCCTGGCGACCGCCCGCGCCCTGTGTCGCCGTGGGCAATATCTCCTGGGGCGGCACGGGCAAAACGCCCGTCGTGTCCTGGTTGCTGCGCTGGGCCATCGACCAGGGCCTGACCCCGGCCGTGCTGACCCGTGGCTATGGCGGCCATCCGCCACGCGCGCCCTATGAGGTGGAGCTGTCCAGCCCGGCCCGCGAGGCCGGCGACGAACCGCTGATGCTCAAGCGCGCCCATCCCAGGGCCCGGATCATGGTCGATCCCAACCGGGTGCGCGGCGGTCGGGCCTGCACCGGCGACGCGCCGGGGCTGTACATTCTGGACGACGGCTTCCAGCATCTGCGCGTGCGGCGCGACGTGAACCTGTGCCTGCTCTGCCCGCGGGATCTGGACGTGGGCTGGAACAAGGTCATTCCGGCCGGAACCTGGCGCGAGGACGCCACGGCCCTGAAGCGCGCCGATGCCTTTCTGGTCAATCGCATGTTCGGCGAGGACGACTGTCTGGAAACCCTGGCCCGCATCAAATTGACCGGCCTGGGCAAGCCCATTTTCTTTTTCCAGGTCGTGGCCCGGCACATCGCCAACAGCGTCAGCGGCGAAATCCGCGACAGCCTCCAGGGCGAACGCTATCTCTTGGTCACGGGCATCGCCAACCCGCGCAAGGCCCCTCAGACCTTCAAGCGCGATCTGGGCGAGATGCCGGTGCACCATCTTATTTTTTCGGACCATCACCCTTTTTCCCTGACGGACTGGCAGACCATCACCAACCGGGCCGAGCGGGCGCGTTGCGCCTACATCCTGTGCACGCCCAAGGATGCCGTCAAA contains:
- a CDS encoding BAX inhibitor (BI)-1/YccA family protein — encoded protein: AAPMDDALAIRRGTILGALTLYLDFINLFLFLLRFFGSSRE
- the lpxK gene encoding tetraacyldisaccharide 4'-kinase, with product MTPDRISELQNRFAPVLDPLATGYARLMRFRAGLFASGRLASWRPPAPCVAVGNISWGGTGKTPVVSWLLRWAIDQGLTPAVLTRGYGGHPPRAPYEVELSSPAREAGDEPLMLKRAHPRARIMVDPNRVRGGRACTGDAPGLYILDDGFQHLRVRRDVNLCLLCPRDLDVGWNKVIPAGTWREDATALKRADAFLVNRMFGEDDCLETLARIKLTGLGKPIFFFQVVARHIANSVSGEIRDSLQGERYLLVTGIANPRKAPQTFKRDLGEMPVHHLIFSDHHPFSLTDWQTITNRAERARCAYILCTPKDAVK